From Drosophila suzukii chromosome 2R, CBGP_Dsuzu_IsoJpt1.0, whole genome shotgun sequence, a single genomic window includes:
- the LOC108008790 gene encoding uncharacterized protein, whose product MLGTERWPVAMSRGYDLDADLEVDLHGGDNHSAATTVTLEDRPGKPQVRFFSIGPSSYQVRCPLCHQNSKTETVEMTGALGQLSCLLSALSCCFPIFALTFVYSCLQSRLKSKRVFCSRCGGHLGFHWRPT is encoded by the exons ATGTTAGGCACAGAACGCTGGCCAGTCGCAATGTCTCGGGGGTACGACTTGGATGCGGACCTGGAGGTGGATCTCCATGGGGGGGACAACCATTCGGCGGCCACCACGGTCACGCTGGAGGATCGTCCCGGCAAGCCTCAGGTGCGATTCTTCAGCATTGGACCCAGCAGCTACCAGGTGCGGTGTCCATTGTGCCACCAAAATTCCAAGACGGAAACAGTGGAGATGACGGGAGCCTTGGGCCAGCTCAGTTGCCTTTTGTCCGCTCTGTCCTG CTGCTTTCCCATCTTCGCCCTGACTTTCGTCTACTCCTGTCTCCAGAGTCGTCTAAAGTCGAAACGTGTCTTCTGCAGCCGATGCGGTGGTCACTTGGGCTTCCACTGGCGTCCCACTTAG
- the LOC108008789 gene encoding uncharacterized protein, producing MSRQLKFHLQAPEDEEFPADLVEINLNPNCGQVKQKSAQALDQLLLATPPHRGYPYGYAEDSEPETYFCRKSNSTGQLAEKVSPPPPAATNISCLRQMYCPECHERLHEQGVRLERLLTMCCFALLPIYPCCPRRSANDCKVICGKCGYLLGAWKRQ from the exons ATGAGTCGCCAGCTAAAGTTCCATCTGCAAGCTCCCGAAGACGAAGAGTTCCCAGCGGATCTGGTTGAGATAAACCTGAACCCCAACTGTGGCCAGGTCAAACAGAAATCAGCCCAGGCTCTGGACCAATTGCTTCTGGCCACTCCCCCTCACAGAGGTTATCCCTACGGCTATGCGGAGGATTCTGAGCCTGAGACCTACTTCTGCCGGAAGAGCAACTCCACGGGGCAGCTGGCCGAGAAGGTATCGCCACCTCCACCGGCGGCCACCAACATCAGTTGCCTCCGACAGATGTACTGTCCGGAGTGCCACGAAAGACTGCACGAGCAGGGAGTCCGGCTGGAGCGACTCCTGACCATGTG CTGCTTTGCCCTGCTGCCCATTTATCCCTGCTGCCCCAGACGCTCCGCCAACGACTGCAAGGTCATCTGTGGCAAATGTGGATACCTCTTGGGGGCATGGAAAAGACAATGA
- the LOC108008692 gene encoding lipopolysaccharide-induced tumor necrosis factor-alpha factor homolog → MGSKQPPPYSEQQGFTPAQTYQPGGPTQPPLYPPMPGPPQGSTVIIQTTTTSNLVPIGSGPTRICCPSCHAEVLTTVKATPSGRTHCWALILCLFVCWPCVCLPYCMDSCQNANHYCPNCSAYIGTYEN, encoded by the exons ATGGGCAGCAAACAGCCTCCGCCGTACAGTGAGCAGCAAGGATTCACACCCGCACAGACCTATCAACCCGGTGGACCCACCCAGCCACCACTGTATCCACCGATGCCAGGGCCACCGCAAGGCTCCACGGTGATTATCCAGACCACGACGACCTCCAACCTGGTGCCCATCGGCAGTGGGCCCACCCGCATCTGCTGCCCCTCCTGCCATGCCGAAGTCCTGACCACCGTAAAGGCCACTCCTTCGGGAAGGACACACTGCTGGGCCCTCATCCTGTGTCTATTCGT TTGCTGGCCCTGCGTCTGTCTTCCTTATTGCATGGATTCCTGCCAGAATGCCAACCACTACTGTCCCAACTGCAGTGCCTACATCGGCACCTACGAGAACTAA